The Raphanus sativus cultivar WK10039 unplaced genomic scaffold, ASM80110v3 Scaffold1509, whole genome shotgun sequence genome contains a region encoding:
- the LOC130504343 gene encoding F-box protein At4g00755-like isoform X2 has protein sequence MADQTTDSTSPAALVSTSSPIMEFTTIEELDLKIFSLLGPSDLMRACLVSRSWCRFVSGNPFMRDIVREMVDVANTRVTFSNEHPDYALLIRALKYAPRINCLSEAVKASSHHHVDVYDNISNTVHDYMLAGPWMSRGRSDPSEGTEWLMYKLTELSLVGSIKIYLEPTYPSLPVSPVYGARSVRFIFGDMNEEGVFTTTFATPFFPMTQNRCQKFSLRKPLICIRKFLVVEFHEPVYHLMVYTIWGSRISMSREEILEAHLDFLRQGTWRCKLSLTWTQRSRVSLIYLMLVFVWVMIFKLQS, from the exons ATAATGGAGTTTACAACTATAGAAGAACTGGACTTGAAGATCTTTTCGCTTTTGGGTCCGTCTGATCTCATGCGTGCTTGTCTTGTTTCACGTTCCTGGTGCCGATTTG TGAGTGGCAATCCGTTCATGAGAGACATAGTTCGAGAGATGGTAGATGTAGCTAACACTAGAGTCACTTTCAGCAACGAGCACCCTGATTATGCATTGCTAATCAGAGCACTGAAGTATGCTCCTAGGATTAACTGCCTCTCTGAAGCAGTAAAGGCATCGTCTCATCATCATGTTGATGTATATGACAACATCTCTAACACCGTCCATGACTATATGCTGGCGGGTCCTTGGATGAGCAGAGGACGAAGTGATCCATCGGAGGGAACAGAATGGCTCATGTATAAGCTGACTGAGTTGTCTCTCGTTGGTAGCATCAAGATATACCTAGAACCAACtt ATCCTAGCCTACCGGTCTCTCCAGTCTATGGAGCACGTTCTGTTCGCTTCATCTTTGGCGATATGAACGAAGAAGGTGTTTTCACTACGACTTTTGCCACACCTTTCTTTCCGATGACTCAGAAT agGTGCCAGAAATTTAGTCTCAGGAAACCTCTTATCTGCATCCGCAAGTTTCTGGTGGTTGAGTTTCATGAACCGGTATATCATCTGATGGTCTATACCATATGGG GGTCTCGTATATCCATGTCAAGGGAAGAGATCTTGGAAGCTCATTTAGACTTTCTCCGACAAGGGACTTGGCGCTGCAAGCTATCACTTACTTGGACCCAAAGGTCAAGAGTGAGCTTGATATACTTGATGCTCGTCTTCGTGTGGGTGATGATTTTCAAACTCCAAAGCTAG